A genomic segment from Drosophila miranda strain MSH22 chromosome 3, D.miranda_PacBio2.1, whole genome shotgun sequence encodes:
- the LOC108159204 gene encoding zinc finger protein jing isoform X2 produces MPPQILSGSSSTPSGPNSSSTASSTSTSHSSPTAAAATPPASAIPTHGHAHIHSLSISTAKPTTMPMAMANSQGRQPSLLPTLQWPWNTNLGSTSTAVPAVAANKKRPAGGSGPGAGGAEGSSPASAAAKKSRCEPQAGSDASKRLKAAALEESQTKITGFFKSQMKPSPGGKLSPPPNANAIASTAPALHPANTLTMSTPATTASLNKYFNILSQLKEQKQQQQQQLQMQQQATKQATPSPAVLAPPQPNVSATTQAPPPPSASLPLPASQTTSLPVPALKKIERSTKQPAKIAQVAPNLRKTPSNGSNHSNSSSSSSSSTSSNGSNSSHTGVGKSPAKKHVAIAPRTPEMKQQQQQQQQLQLQAQAGKAAMSYRPPGTSPALKQKISPAPGPATNTAACTAITHPTTPAAPSPNANPNPNATLYQLPVQLPNLVQLPPQLAAAANIMQLNNVAKAAMATAANNNAAAAQAAQAAQAAAAQYFLNGTVFKLQQVTTATTTTATTATAAASTGNPFGLLSANELQDLLMKQQQQQQQQLQQQQQQLQLQQAAAAKAAATTPSPNSAPNFQELFQQQIAAAIQQQQLQRLVQGGAAAAAAQPVFMATPAGLLLNAATLPAMLAQAAAAIAANNQQQQQQQQQQQQQQQQQKVAATLALQHHQHHQQQQHQSLPALQPMPALSSIFEPSTEQQQQQQQQLQMQQLITASNNHNASNNLSSINSTAMQLHQQQQQQHQHQHRAIVKPPRLSSSQPPPLVTISNSSMATKPPILPRRKVTSTSSTTSQIFGLRPPTDDVDLKSRTRSLPPKTAPAIATPTTPPPLVPTSATKELCQLRKSTTPVASVATVALALAPTPTTCNPTPPLVSIAPSKLTPTLSMAKVQVPALKLGTSSSSSSSSSSINGGGGGGGGGGGVTPDLFDLVKNSHGAISIVAKASSHPLTPLPFSSPSSNSSSSLLRSSPALSSSNSCTLSAFSKIKAEPSEDSASALVAAVSQCSSVSFLASPKPQSFAGQLPSSRGTADVVKHDLLPECSNSNSNSNSCSSYSNSVSSAADLSLEPSTPASLCSPSPAPSPSAGSSSSRRAASQTDMLSEMVTSSCISSGGEDCSQTTTDMTQPPPEKSEPTATPPPIASSNSGGSSSSGSSNYDEEDDKSVGSLETHPTHKRLRDLPTPESGIGGSLSNSESSNSIADGMSTKSVSACPPTTASSASASGSDSNSLASNAPSPEAPDSPDSSSPCPTPASSTESTMVDTALAESASKSLPKCAISPILSQPKTIRFPAGAGTGGKGGKRHDGVCYWDKCNKKHESNSKLLDHMQTHHVNTQTGPFACLWVGCKVYNKESCSRRWLERHVLSHGGSKQFKCIVEGCGIRFGSQLALQKHVNNHFNATDNVKESASKRTSDPPVPKQLRKNGKKLRYRRQPFSARMFDFFDTGIMEGLQHRLRQISTLTKGSQAITFQGQCLMRRRNSQGGHDCFVRWSPREIISDEWLPECPNRTRCHTKVVQIKHMRPAEKTRVDSLLSTAFRLRYDAQLFADDYNVNELQEMGASDCEDDDEEDENDEEDDEEEEEDDGVSATVSSRTASSGTVSSYQQVLSIAKLQMQQRRKHPRKPPKMVATDALVPI; encoded by the exons ATGCCGCCCCAGATACTCAGCGGGAGCAGTAGCACTCCCAGCGGCCCGAACAGCTCCTCCACAGCGTCCTCCACCTCCACATCCCACAGCAGCCcgacagcagcggcggcgacGCCTCCAGCTTCGGCCATTCCCACCCACGGCCACGCCCACATCCACAGCCTCAGCATCAGCACTGCCAAACCCACAACGATGCCGATGGCCATGGCCAACTCCCAGGGGCGACAGCCCAGCCTGCTGCCCACCCTCCAGTGGCCGTGGAACACGAATCTGGGCAGCACCTCCACCGCCGTGCCCGCCGTAGCGGCCAACAAGAAGCGTCCAGCTGGAGGATCGGGACCGGGCGCCGGCGGCGCAGAGGGGAGCAGTCCGGCCTCGGCGGCGGCCAAGAAAAGTCGCTGCGAGCCCCAGGCAGGCAGCGACGCGAGCAAAAGACTGAAGGCGGCGGCCCTCGAGGAGTCGCAGACGAAGATCACCGGCTTCTTCAAGTCCCAGATGAAGCCCTCGCCGGGGGGCAAACTGTCGCCGCCACCCAACGCCAACGCCATCGCCAGCACAGCCCCTGCCCTGCACCCGGCCAACACGCTGACCATGAGCACGCCCGCCACGACCGCCTCCTTGAACAAGTACTTTAACATTTTGTCGCAGCTCAAGgagcagaaacagcagcaacagcagcagctgcagatgCAACAGCAGGCGACAAAACAGGCCACGCCCAGCCCCGCTGTCCTGGCGCCGCCACAGCCGAATGTGAGTGCAACGACACAGGCGCCACCGCCACCGTCAGCgtcactgccactgccagccagccagacGACGAGTCTGCCCGTTCCGGCTCTCAAGAAGATCGAGCGGAGCACCAAGCAGCCGGCGAAGATCGCCCAGGTGGCGCCCAATCTGCGCAAGACGCccagcaacggcagcaacCACAGCAactcctcctccagctcctcgTCCTCCACCTCCTCGAACGGCTCCAACAGCTCCCACACGGGGGTGGGCAAGTCGCCGGCCAAGAAGCACGTGGCCATCGCACCGCGAACGCCCGAgatgaagcagcagcagcagcaacaacagcagctccagctgcaGGCGCAGGCCGGAAAGGCGGCCATGTCCTACCGTCCGCCGGGCACGAGTCCGGCGCTGAAGCAGAAGATCTCTCCGGCCCCAGGGCCAGCCACCAACACTGCCGCGTGCACCGCCATCACGCATCCGACGACGCCGGCCGCCCCGAGCCCCAACGCCAATCCCAACCCCAATGCGACGCTCTACCAGCTGCCCGTGCAGCTGCCGAATCTAGTCCAACTGCCGCCCCAACTGGCGGCCGCCGCCAACATCATGCAGCTGAACAACGTGGCCAAGGCGGCGATGGCCACGGCAGCGAACAACAATGCGGCCGCCGCACAGGCGGCCCAAGCGGCCCAGGCAGCCGCCGCCCAGTACTTCCTCAACGGAACGGTGTTCAAGCTGCAGCAG GTGACAACGGCCACGACTACGACGGCCACCACGGCCACGGCAGCGGCCTCCACGGGCAATCCCTTCGGTCTGCTCAGCGCCAACGAGCTGCAGGACCTGCTGAtgaagcagcaacagcagcaacagcaacagctccagcagcagcagcagcagctgcaactgcAGCAGGCGGCGGCGGCCAAGGCAGCGGCGACCACGCCCTCGCCCAACAGTGCGCCCAACTTCCAGGAGCTGTTCCAGCAGCAGATTGCTGCCGccatccagcagcagcagctgcagcgacTGGTGCAGGGAggagccgccgccgctgcgGCCCAGCCAGTGTTCATGGCCACGCCGGCGGGTCTCCTGCTCAACGCTGCCACGCTGCCTGCCATGCTGGCCCAGGCGGCGGCAGCCATTGCGGCCAacaatcagcagcagcagcaacagcaacaacaacagcagcagcagcagcagcagcagaaggtgGCCGCCACCCTGGCCCTACAGCATCATCAAcatcatcagcaacagcaacaccagAGCCTGCCCGCCCTGCAGCCCATGCCCGCCCTGAGCTCCATCTTCGAGCCTTCgacggagcagcagcagcagcaacagcaacagctgcaGATGCAACAACTGATCACTGCCAGCAACAACCATAATGCCTCGAATAATCTAAGTAGCATCAACAGCACTGCCATGCAActgcaccagcagcagcagcagcaacaccaacaccaacaccgggCGATTGTGAAGCCTCCGAGGCTCAGCTCCAGCCAGCCCCCGCCTCTGGTGACCATCTCGAACTCATCCATGGCCACCAAGCCGCCGATCCTGCCGCGTCGCAAGGTGACGAGCACGTCTTCCACCACGTCGCAGATCTTCGGACTGCGGCCGCCCACCGATG ATGTTGACCTCAAGAGCAGGACACGCTCCCTGCCACCCAAGACGGCCCCTGCCATTGCCACGCCTACGACACCACCGCCACTAGTGCCCACATCGGCCACCAAAGAACTGTGTCAGCTGCGGAAGAGCACGACCCCAGTGGCATCCGTAGCCACGGTCGCGCTCGCGCTGGCGCCCACTCCCACGACATGTAATCCCACGCCGCCGCTGGTTAGCATTGCGCCCTCAAAGCTGACGCCCACGCTGAGCATGGCGAAGGTCCAGGTGCCGGCCCTGAAGTTgggcaccagcagcagcagcagcagcagcagcagtagcatcaatggcggtggcggtggcggtggcggtggcggtggcgtcACACCCGATCTCTTTGACCTGGTCAAGAACTCGCACGGAGCCATCAGCATCGTGGCCAAGGCGAGCAGCCATCCGCTGACGCCGCTGCCCTTCAGCTCGccgagcagcaacagcagcagcagcctcctGCGATCCTCGCCGGCGCTGTCCAGCTCCAACTCGTGCACGCTGTCGGCCTTCAGCAAGATCAAGGCGGAGCCCTCGGAGGATTCGGCCTCTGCCCTCGTGGCGGCAGTCTCGCAATGCTCCTCGGTCTCCTTCCTGGCCTCGCCCAAGCCGCAGAGCTTTGCCGGCCAGCTGCCTAGCAGCAGGGGCACTGCGGACGTCGTGAAGCACGACCTGCTGCCGGagtgcagcaacagcaactcgAACTCCAACTCCTGCAGCAGCTACTCCAACAGCGTCAGCTCCGCGGCGGATCTCTCGCTGGAGCCCTCGACGCCCGCCTCCCTCTGCTCGCCCTCGCCGGCGCCGTCGCCCTCggctggcagcagcagcagccggaggGCTGCCAGTCAGACGGACATGCTGAGCGAGATGGTCACCTCGTCGTGCATCTCCAGCGGGGGCGAGGACTGCTCCCAGACGACCACAGACATGACACAGCCGCCGCCGGAGAAGAGCGAGCCGACGGCCACGCCGCCtccgatcgccagcagcaacagcggaggaagcagcagcagcgggagcAGCAACTACGACGAGGAGGACGACAAGTCGGTGGGCTCCCTGGAGACGCATCCGACGCACAAGCGGCTGCGGGATCTGCCCACGCCCGAGTCCGGGATCGGGGGCAGCCTGAGCAACAGCGAGAGCAGCAACTCCATCGCGGATGGCAT GTCTACCAAATCCGTCTCGGCCTGCCCGCCCACCACTGCCTCGTCCGCGTCCGCTTCCGGCTCGGACAGCAACTCCCTGGCCAGCAACGCACCATCGCCCGAAGCTCCAGACTCCCCGGACTCGAGCTCCCCTTGCCCCACGCCGGCCAGCAGCACGGAGTCCACGATGGTGGACACGGCCCTGGCCGAATCCGCCAGCAAGAGCCTGCCCAAGTGCGCCATTTCGCCGATCCTCTCGCAGCCAAAGACCATCCGGTTCCCGGCAGGAGCCGGCACCGGCGGCAAGGGCGGAAAGCGGCACGACGGCGTCTGCTACTGGGACAAGTGCAACAAGAAGCACGAGAGCAACTCGAAGCTGCTGGACCACATGCAGACGCACCACGTGAACACCCAGACGGGGCCCTTCGCCTGCCTCTGGGTGGGCTGCAAGGTGTACAACAAGGAGTCCTGCTCGCGCCGCTGGCTGGAGCGCCACGTCCTCTCCCACGGCGGCTCCAAGCAGTTCAAATGCATTGTCGAGGGCTGCGGAATAAGGTTCGGTTCCCAG CTGGCTCTGCAGAAGCATGTGAACAACCACTTCAATGCCACGGACAACGTCAAGGAGAGCGCCAGCAAGCGCACCTCCGATCCGCCCGTGCCCAAGCAGCTGCGGAAGAACGGCAAGAAGCTGCGCTACCGCCGACAGCCCTTCTCAG CTCGCATGTTCGACTTCTTCGATACGGGCATCATGGAGGGGCTGCAGCATCGCCTGCGCCAGATCAGCACGCTCACCAAAGGCTCCCAGGCCATCACCTTCCAGGGCCAGTGCCTGATGCGGAGGCGCAACAGCCAGGGTGGCCACGATTGCTTCGTGCGTTGGTCCCCGCGCGAGAT AATATCTGACGAGTGGTTGCCCGAGTGTCCGAATCGGACGCGCTGCCACACGAAGGTGGTGCAGATCAAGCACATGCGTCCAGCGGAGAAGACCCGCGTGGACAGCCTTCTGAGTACGGCCTTCAGGCTGCGCTACGACGCCCAGCTCTTTGCCGACGACTACAATGTGAACGAGCTGCAGGAAATGGGCGCTAGTGACTGCGAGGATGACGATGAGGAGGACGAGAATGATGAAGAggacgatgaggaggaggaggaggacgatgGCGTCTCTGCGACGGTCAGCTCGAGGACTGCCAGCAGTGGGACCGTGTCCAGCTACCAGCAGGTGCTCAGCATTGCCAAACTGCAGATGCAGCAGCGTCGCAAGCACCCCCGCAAACCGCCCAAGATGGTGGCCACGGATGCTCTGGTGCCTATTTAA
- the LOC108159206 gene encoding uncharacterized protein LOC108159206 gives MQTELVVLIFFCCRLSGKEASCDEQLVYKMTNIECVGNPERVKNISCNLKAVNWTRAIANMDCYLPVPLCNPVIRLQLFKRDYSNQWKPFLVDVSVTVGDVMSRRSFLPYGVIMWKMLQRFTNVNHSFPISGHLFARNGYLDPSLVPPFPLGLYQVSAVIVDRNSSISEYVGTVKFYMQSMLPVKSKKRPRTKAQEP, from the exons ATGCAGACCGAACTGGTGGTACTCATATTCTTCTGCTGCCGCCTTAGCGGTAAAGAGGCGAGTTGCGATGAACAGTTGGTGTACAAGATGACGAACATAGAGTGCGTCGGAAACCCGGAGCGTGTGAAAAATATCTCCTGCAATTTAAAAGCGGTCAACTGGACTAGGGCCATCGCTAACATGGATTGTTACCTCCCCGTCCCACTGTGTAACCCTGTG ATTCGGTTGCAGCTCTTCAAGAGGGACTATAGCAACCAGTGGAAGCCTTTCCTGGTGGATGTGTCTGTTACCGTAGGCGACGTGATGTCTAGGAGGAGCTTCCTGCCCTACGGTGTCATCATGTGGAAGATGTTGCAGCGTTTCACTAACGTCAACCACTCCTTCCCGATTTCG GGTCATCTATTTGCTCGGAATGGTTATCTGGACCCATCATTGGTACCACCCTTTCCTCTTGGGCTCTACCAGGTCAGTGCCGTTATCGTGGATAGGAATTCCAGCATTAGCGAGTACGTGGGCACCGTCAAGTTCTATATGCAGTCCATGTTGCCGGTGAAGAGCAAGAAAAGGCCTAGAACTAAGGCCCAGGAGCCCTAA
- the LOC117187979 gene encoding V-type proton ATPase 16 kDa proteolipid subunit — MSSEVTSDNPIYGPFFGVMGAASAIIFSALGAAYGTAKSGTGIAAMSVMRPELIMKSIIPVVMAGIIAIYGLVVAVLIAGALDEPSKYTLFRGFIHLGAGLSVGFSGLAAGFAIGIVGDAGVRGTAQQPRLFVGMILILIFAEVLGLYGLIVAIYLYTK; from the exons atgTCTTCGGAAGTGACCAGCGACAACCCCATCTATGGCCCCTTCTTCGGTGTTATGGGCGCAGCCTCCGCCATCATCTTTTCGG CTCTCGGCGCTGCTTATGGCACTGCTAAGTCTGGTACCGGTATTGCTGCCATGTCGGTGATGCGTCCTGAACTGATCATGAAATCCATCATTCCTGTTGTCATGGCGGGTATCATTGCCATCTACGGCCTGGTCGTGGCTGTGCTGATTGCCGGCGCGCTGGATGAGCCCTCAAAGTACACACTGTTTAG AGGGTTTATACACTTGGGTGCCGGTCTGTCGGTGGGCTTCTCCGGCCTGGCAGCTGGCTTTGCAATTGGCATCGTGGGAGATGCCGGTGTCCGTGGCACAGCACAGCAGCCCAGATTGTTCGTCGGCATGATCCTGATTCTCATCTTCGCCGAAGTGTTGGGTCTCTACGGTCTGATCGTGGCCATCTACCTGTACACGAAATAA